The following are from one region of the Vitis riparia cultivar Riparia Gloire de Montpellier isolate 1030 chromosome 14, EGFV_Vit.rip_1.0, whole genome shotgun sequence genome:
- the LOC117930606 gene encoding protein FAR1-RELATED SEQUENCE 5-like translates to MDKGKGKEFIIDLNDEDFDYQYDSIVKTEFDEEAILVSDKIFNDLNVEDVWKMEFSSVEETEEFDNLFAKVIGFSLRKDDVKRDKNPNIVSYKAQLNAMRGVDMGTSQIMDYMVQQSGGYNNVGFTKKNLYNHVDVDRRVHLRDGDAEGALAYLCGKSEMDPSFYYKYNVDEDNRLANLFLADSTSKLDYNCFGDVLAFDTTYRTNAYKKPLVILVGINHHHQTIVFGCVLLVDESVSTYTWVLETFLDAMNNKKPLFVITDGDKAMRKAIKRIFPDSCHRLCAWHIQRNAFTNVHVKDFTNYFSKCMFMEGTVEEFECAWNDMLEMFNLHGHKWVTDIYAKRSRWAEAYLRGHFFAGMKNTQRCESMNAYLNRFLKTHLKLFEFVKHFDRALSRIRHNEAKAEFETHHSSALLTTKLYALEKYAGTVFTRQSFLKFRDEMKNAELFFPISTENHEGYRVHTLTKFRSPDKIWKLVFHVPT, encoded by the exons ATGGACAAAGGCAAAGGAAAGGAATTTATCATTGATTTGAACGATGAAGACTTTGATTACCAATATGATAGCATTGTTAAAACTGAGTTTGATGAAGAGGCCATTCTAGTTTCGGACaagatttttaatgatttaaatgtTGAAGATGTATGGAAGATGGAGTTTAGCTCAGTAGAGGAGACAgaagaatttgataatttatttgctAAAGTTATCGGATTTAGTCTTAGAAAGGATGATGTGAAACGAGATAAAAATCCAAATATAGTATCTT ATAAAGCTCAATTGAATGCAATGCGAGGTGTTGACATGGGAACTAGCCAAATTATGGATTACATGGTGCAACAATCAGGTGGATATAACAATGTtggcttcacaaaaaaaaatctatataacCATGTTGATGTTGATCGTAGAGTTCATCTAAGAGATGGTGATGCAGAGGGTGCTCTGGCGTATTTGTGTGGAAAGTCTGAAATGGatccatcattttattacaaataCAATGTTGATGAAGACAACCGTCTAGCAAACCTATTTTTGGCAGATTCTACTAGTAAATTGGATTACAATTGTTTTGGAGATGTGTTAGCATTTGATACAACTTATCGGACTAATGCTTATAAAAAACCGTTGGTCATACTAGTTGGCATTAACCATCACCATCAAACTATAGTGTTTGGATGTGTATTATTGGTAGATGAGAGTGTTAGCACTTATACTTGGGTCTTGGAGACTTTTttggatgcaatgaataacaaGAAGCCTCTTTTTGTTATTACTGATGGGGATAAAGCAATGCGTAAAGCCATCAAGAGGATATTTCCAGACTCTTGTCATCGATTATGTGCTTGGCATATTCAACGCAATGCATTCACTAATGTCCATGTCAAAGATTttactaattatttttctaagtgCATGTTCATGGAAGGCAccgttgaagaatttgaatgtgCATGGAATGACATGTTGGAAATGTTTAATCTTCACGGACATAAGTGGGTGACAGATATATATGCTAAGCGTTCTAGATGGGCAGAGGCTTATTTAAGGGGGCATTTCTTTGCTGGTATGAAAAACACACAAAGGTGTGAGAGCATGAATGCATACTTGAATCGTTTCCTTAAAACTCATTTGAAGCTGTTTGAGTTTGTCAAGCATTTTGATAGAGCACTCTCACGTATTCGTCATAATGAGGCAAAGGCAGAGTTTGAGACACACCATTCTTCAGCTCTTCTAACAACCAAACTCTATGCACTTGAGAAATATGCAGGGACTGTCTTCACAAGGcaatcttttctaaaatttaggGATGAGATGAAGAATGCAGAATTGTTTTTCCCTATCAGTACAGAAAATCATGAAGGTTATCGTGTCCATACATTGACCAAGTTTAGAAGCCCTGACAAGATTTGGAAA TTGGTTTTCCATGTCCCCACATGA